A single region of the Duganella sp. BuS-21 genome encodes:
- a CDS encoding DUF29 domain-containing protein produces MSTAYDTDIAAWAEEQVALLRTGQWALLDIEHIAEEIGDMNISHRHQLAHRMAILIAHLLKWKYQPERRGSSWQHTIREQRERIAKLLRKMPSLQHLLDDPEWNEEVWADALSAVILQAGMTDLPKTCIWSLEQVLALDYLPS; encoded by the coding sequence ATGAGCACTGCTTACGACACAGACATCGCCGCTTGGGCGGAGGAGCAGGTCGCGCTATTGCGTACAGGGCAGTGGGCTTTGCTCGATATCGAGCATATCGCCGAAGAAATCGGGGACATGAACATCAGCCATCGCCATCAGTTGGCGCATCGGATGGCGATCCTCATTGCGCATTTGTTGAAGTGGAAGTATCAGCCCGAGCGGCGCGGCTCAAGCTGGCAACACACTATCCGTGAACAACGCGAGCGGATAGCAAAACTGCTGCGGAAGATGCCCAGCCTGCAGCACTTGCTCGATGATCCTGAATGGAATGAAGAGGTATGGGCCGACGCGCTCAGCGCCGTCATTTTGCAGGCGGGTATGACAGACCTGCCCAAGACCTGCATCTGGAGTCTTGAGCAAGTGCTGGCGCTGGATTACTTGCCGTCGTAA
- a CDS encoding PQQ-dependent sugar dehydrogenase, producing the protein MHKIALQAAAIGIAFASFAAHAAPAQTADQLYQANCAACHGVKMEGAVGPTLGQHAWIHGAPTKANLIKVISKGVPEKNMPAWSPALSAQQISMLATYIAANADKKLAAAPAAATVAAAKPAATDLLSGFKLPKGFRISVYAEGAASARSMVVSDSGIVYVGSRKAGKIYALVPRADKQAADVVTIAEGLDSPIGVTLLNGALYVGEISRVIRFDNIDKRYAQKPSYDVVKVSLPTDKWHGEKVIKASPDGKLYIPVGAPCNICDTDDTKSAKIYRMNADGSQLEEVARGVRNTVGFAFHPTSKQLWFTDNGRDELGDNMPSCELNVLTKVGQHFGFPYCHGGVVPDPEFGKGRSCEEFVEPVAKLGPHVAPLGLSFYTGKQFPEAYRNNLFVAEHGSWNRSTKIGYTVRFVSVLNNKLVSDTAFIDGFLRGEEVVGRPVDVITLADGSLLVSDDYAGRIFRVTYDGK; encoded by the coding sequence ATGCACAAGATCGCTCTGCAAGCCGCCGCCATCGGCATTGCGTTCGCCTCCTTCGCCGCCCACGCGGCCCCGGCACAGACTGCCGACCAACTGTACCAAGCCAATTGCGCCGCCTGCCATGGCGTCAAGATGGAAGGCGCGGTCGGCCCGACGCTGGGCCAGCACGCCTGGATCCACGGCGCGCCGACCAAAGCCAATCTCATCAAAGTCATCAGCAAAGGTGTCCCTGAGAAGAATATGCCGGCATGGTCGCCCGCCTTGAGCGCGCAGCAGATTTCGATGCTCGCCACTTACATCGCGGCCAACGCCGACAAGAAGCTGGCCGCCGCGCCGGCTGCGGCAACCGTGGCTGCCGCCAAGCCGGCGGCGACCGATCTGCTGAGCGGCTTCAAGCTGCCGAAGGGCTTCCGCATCAGCGTCTACGCCGAAGGTGCGGCCTCGGCACGCAGCATGGTGGTGTCCGATAGCGGCATCGTCTACGTCGGTTCGCGCAAGGCCGGCAAAATTTACGCGCTGGTGCCACGCGCCGACAAGCAGGCCGCCGACGTGGTCACCATCGCCGAAGGCCTGGACAGCCCGATCGGCGTCACGCTGCTGAACGGCGCCCTGTATGTCGGCGAAATCAGCCGCGTGATCCGCTTCGACAACATCGACAAGCGCTACGCGCAAAAGCCGTCGTATGACGTGGTGAAGGTCAGCCTGCCGACCGACAAGTGGCACGGCGAGAAGGTCATCAAGGCCAGCCCGGACGGCAAGCTCTACATCCCGGTCGGCGCGCCATGCAATATCTGCGACACCGACGACACCAAGAGCGCCAAGATCTACCGCATGAACGCGGACGGCAGCCAGCTGGAGGAAGTGGCGCGCGGCGTGCGCAACACGGTGGGCTTCGCCTTCCATCCGACCAGCAAGCAGCTGTGGTTCACCGATAACGGCCGCGACGAGCTGGGCGACAACATGCCATCGTGCGAGTTGAACGTGCTGACCAAGGTCGGCCAGCACTTCGGCTTCCCTTACTGTCACGGCGGCGTGGTGCCGGATCCGGAATTCGGCAAGGGCCGCAGCTGCGAGGAGTTCGTGGAGCCGGTCGCCAAGCTGGGCCCGCATGTGGCGCCGCTGGGCTTGAGCTTCTACACCGGCAAGCAGTTCCCTGAAGCGTACCGCAACAATCTCTTCGTGGCCGAGCATGGTTCGTGGAACCGCAGCACCAAGATCGGCTACACGGTGCGCTTCGTGTCTGTGCTGAACAACAAGCTGGTGAGCGATACCGCCTTCATCGACGGCTTCCTGCGCGGCGAAGAAGTGGTGGGCCGTCCGGTGGACGTCATCACTTTGGCCGACGGCTCGCTGCTGGTCTCCGACGACTACGCCGGCCGCATCTTCCGCGTGACTTACGACGGCAAGTAA
- a CDS encoding DUF29 domain-containing protein, whose translation MDNLYDDDVVAWARQQAGLIRARQWSQLDMDNIVEEIEDVGKSEKRELQSRLCVLISHLLKWSHQPARRGRSWRKTIREQRSAIELDLQKHPSLQALLADPECLQDAWIDALLKVIGEQNFFDLPDTSPWTLSQALDQDFYSCDRGD comes from the coding sequence ATGGACAATCTTTATGATGACGACGTTGTTGCGTGGGCCAGGCAGCAAGCCGGGTTGATCCGCGCGCGCCAGTGGTCACAGCTCGATATGGACAACATCGTTGAGGAGATCGAGGATGTGGGCAAGAGCGAAAAACGGGAATTACAAAGCCGCCTGTGCGTTCTGATTTCCCATTTGCTGAAATGGTCTCATCAACCGGCACGCCGGGGCCGTAGCTGGCGCAAGACAATCAGGGAGCAGCGCTCCGCGATAGAACTCGACCTGCAAAAGCATCCCAGCCTGCAAGCCCTGCTTGCCGATCCTGAATGTCTCCAGGATGCCTGGATCGATGCGCTGCTCAAAGTCATCGGCGAACAAAATTTTTTCGACTTGCCCGACACCAGCCCGTGGACGCTGAGCCAGGCGCTGGATCAGGATTTTTATTCGTGTGATAGAGGAGACTGA